The genomic interval TCAATCCCAACATTTGAAATGTAAAACCTGTAATTTATCCTGAAGTCATAAGTAGTACTCTCCTAGTAGATGTTTAGACCAGATCCTTCTAGAATCTATTTACTTTGATTCATTCCAACGCTTGAGGTCTCTGCACTCATTTTTGTAGGTCGaggaaatatatcatttttgtTTGTTGATAATTGTACATgcattaatttttcaaaaattttccaTAAGCAAGTCCAATTTCAGAAACCCAACAAAATTCTTGGTCCCAAACGTtagtcattttcatatatctTCTAATTAACCAATTTTCTGCAAAAGTCCTTGACCTAAAAACATCCCATTAAAACCCTTCATTTCTACACAAGTCACAATACCAATATCCCATCAATCCAAATTCTAAAGTCTTCggttattttgtttttatttccacATAGCCAAACATAACGGACCAAATATTTTGTTTCAAAATAAAATCTCACAAGTAAAGAAAAGTAGACAAAGAGAGGACATCAATATCTTTCATAGGacatacatcatataataaATTGTTTATTCCAAATAAAGTGACTAGTACATCATTTTCCAAGAGGCCAGTATATATATCCCGGCCATTTATTGACAAGAAGTTGTAGTAATAAAACATTGTAGGAAGAAAAAGATCCATATATAAATAAGATGTTATTTTTGCCATCCTTGAATCAATCAAACCACCCTGCAAAATCATGACATAATCAATACTATTAAATCTAACcaagttaaataaattaaagagattaaaaaaaataagctaACCGGTTATATTCAATCCTGATCCTTCCTGCGGCAGGGTCAGCAATTTGGTTGAAAGCTTGCTCAGAGAGATCGATCTGGTCGGCAGCGCAACCCGGGCAGAGATCAACGATGGTGACAGTGATGGGGCCGTTGCGGCATGGCTGCAGCACCCCATCGTTTGTGCGCCCAGTGCACTGGACGGTGTATCTGTCCCCGCAGGCTGCACGATTGTTGAATAGTGCGGGATTTGCAGCTGCTACCATTGTGCCTCTGTCTTCAAACCCGTAGCATGATGACGCTGCAGTTAAtgaaaaaagagtaaagtatgagatgatgttatttctattttaggaaatgtttcgTTTTTAATAGGACAactgaaaaaaggaaaatgttttatttttaatgagacagagAGAATACATAGTACTACTACAGACACGTGCtagtagagagagagatagagagttATATATATCATGTATGTGTGTGATCTTACGGACAATCGGGCTGTAGAATGTTGCGGTTCCAGCGATGGCAGATGCCATGGAAACTATGCTAGCTGCAACAACAGCCACCATTATTATTCTTGCAAAacccattttttttgtttgagttGTAGATGTGATCTTGCTGAGGATTTAAGCTAGTTGGTTTGGTTACACTTTTTGTTGGAAATGTGTGGTGTGTCTATTTATACAAGGAAGGTTATGCAGTTTCGTTAGAAATCGACGCACGTTAATGTCGTGTCGATGACTTTTCTTCTCGATGGATGAGTTGATTTTGTTAGGCTAATAAGAAGAAATATTGAATCCAACTGTAAAATATTCTAATTTGTTCCGTGATGACTACGGCCACATTTTATTCTCCGATAaatccctttttttcttttttgttgattttgattttgatttcgaTTTCGATTTTGATTTCTAACTTTTAGTCGTGGTGTGTAGAAATGGACCACTCACCTCCTTAATAGAAGGGGATTATCgaagaatatataaatatgatagGTTTATTACTAAGGCCATGTGAGATAATTAAGAATGAGGATTTTCATTACGCTTTTGTACGTGTTGGCTCCACATCAGATTTCCACACGCGCAAACCACAAGATTAACATTGATTTAGGCATGTTCTGATACCGCGTTGAATGAGCCACTCATCCCCTTGAAAAGTCTTATAAGGAGGAAGGATTGTCCAATAATAATGAAATGAGATCATTGCcaagtcgatgtgagacaatGGTGTTGAAAAATTGAAATGATTTGCAAAGAAAATATTTGCTTTAATACAGATTGCCTAACTACATCATTGGGAAatttttacaataaaaaaaattactaatatttccGATCATATTGAATGGTCATGTgaaatatataatactccctccgtcccactgaagatgacccactttcctttttaatcgtCTCAACCAAGATGACTCTTTGCTAAAAGTGGAAACACCTTTATCTCTatattactctctctctctcttattttactctctccactcaatacacaaaataaagatgcataaaatcttgttccgcccaaagaagtggtcatcttccttgggacggagggagtatcttttttACTTAAGTTTGTAATTTTAGTGAATACCTCATCCATCCATGAAAAATCGtcttattttgccattttgggatgtctataaaaaatagtctcgtTTCAAAAAAGGGAAACATTTTTTCATACATTATTCgtcttttctctttctcttttacttttctcatctctcttattttttctttcctctcgtactttatctattttttctctcaatttttttattttattactccctccgtcccttaaaatttgACATCATTTGACCcagcacagattttaagaaatgtaatagaaagtgagttagaaaaagttagtggcatgtgggtatgtattagttttaaaataaagtgtgaatgagaatgagttagtggaatgtgaggtctactaccaaaaatggtaaaggtgaaaggtgacaaatttttagagactgatgaaaaaggaaataagtgataaattttcagggacggaagAAATATTTTCTTGTTAATATTTATGTATGAGATTATTGTTTTGTAGACAAAGTGAGTATTGTCTCTTTTTATTACGAGAACTAATGGTTTGTGTTGAAAAGTCAGTTTGAATGGTCGATCAATTTAGATTCAGAAGAAACGGAAATGTCATACGTTCGAATCCAGAAGACTGGCCATCCTTCATTATTGCCAAAAGTCGTCACCATTTTGCGTATGGGAAAGTAACCTCAACATTTTCTTCTATAGACACTTATGCTTTAGTATTTGTGTGTATACCATATCTTTCTAAATATCCCtttctaaattaatttggagtGCATATGATCTGGGGTTAATTCATGTGcccttattttatttaattcctcATTCTTCTTTGTATAGAAAGTTTTCAAACGTCATGAATTTTAAGACGTATTTCTAATTgttaaaataa from Salvia splendens isolate huo1 unplaced genomic scaffold, SspV2 ctg496, whole genome shotgun sequence carries:
- the LOC121790379 gene encoding EG45-like domain containing protein, giving the protein MGFARIIMVAVVAASIVSMASAIAGTATFYSPIVPSSCYGFEDRGTMVAAANPALFNNRAACGDRYTVQCTGRTNDGVLQPCRNGPITVTIVDLCPGCAADQIDLSEQAFNQIADPAAGRIRIEYNRVV